CACCGGTGGCGGGGCAACCCTGGACTTCCTGCGCGGGAAGTCGATGCCGGCGCTGGAGCCCCTGTGGGCCGCCTAGCCGGAGGGTTCGGGGGCGCGTATAATCCGGGGCGTAGGCGGGCATAGCTCAGCTGGTAGAGCGTCGGCTTCCCAAGCCGAAGGCCGCGGGTTCGATCCCCGTTGCCCGCTCCAAAGGCCTGCGGAGGTGCGCGTTGCCAACCTGTTCGGTGGACCTTTCCCTTGCCGACCTTGCTGCCTGCGTTCGGGGCTGCACCCGGTGCCCCCTTGGGGCGACGCGGCGCAACCTCGTGTTCGGCGAGGGGAACCCCCACGCCGAGCTCATGTTCGTCGGCGAGGGGCCGGGTGAGGTGGAGGACGAGACCGGTCGTCCGTTCGTGGGCCCGGCCGGACAGCTCCTGACCCAGGTCCTGAACGCGGTGAGCTTGTCCCGGGAACAGGTGTACATCACCAACGTGGTGAAGTGTCGGCCGCCGGGGAACCGGGTCCCGACCCGCTCGGAGATGGAGGCATGCTGGGAGTGGCTCGCTGCCCAGATCGCGCTGATCCGGCCGCGGATCATCGTGACCCTGGGCAACACCCCGACCCAGTGGTTCCTCGGCAAGAACGAGGGCATCGGGCAACTGCGGGGGCGGTTCTACCGGTGGAAGGGGGGCATCGAGGTGTTCCCCATGTTCCACCCGAGCTTCCTTCTCAGGAACCCGAGCAAGGTCAAAGGGAGCCCCAAGCATCTGACATGGTTGGACATCCAGGCGGTGAAGGACAGGACCTCGTTCCTCCGCTGCCCGACCCCAACAGCCTGAGCGCCGGGGACCGGGAGCGGGTGGTGGCCCAGGCCTTGGCCCGGGCGGAGGAGCTGCGCCGGGGGCGCCGGTACAAGGAAGGCATCGACCTCCTCGTGGACGTGCTGAGCTATGGGCTCGACAAGGCCCAGGTCTACTTCCGCCTTGGCAACCTCTACTTCGACGCCGGGGATCTCGGCCGGGCCGAGTACGCGTACCAGCGGGCGATCCAGGAGGACCCCAAGCACGCCGCCGCCCACCACAACCTGGGGGTCGTCTACCGCCGCCAGAAGAAGATCTCCCAGTCCGTGAAGATGCTGAAGAAGGCGCGGTCCCTCGAGCTTCGCTACCCGCGTCGGGTTCCGCTTTCCCCGGAGCAGAAGCGGGTGGTCAAGCGGCTGGCCCTGCCGATGATGCTCGTGCCCGTGGCGATCCTGGCGATCATCCTGCTCGTGTTCTGGCTGGTGGACCGGCTCACCTAGACAGGTACTGGTCGTACAGGGCTTGGGCCCGCTTCGGGTCGCGGACCCCCTTGACCAGGGCCCGCCCATCCGGGAACACGGTCAGCGCGACCTCCCCGATCTGGGCCACGAGCAGCCCCTTTTCCAGCCGTACCTCGCCCAAGGGGGCGAGCCGGGCGGCCAAGTGCGCCAGGTCCGAGGGCCCGCGGTGCCTCGGCAACACCTGGATCGCATCCCCGCACAGCACGCTCGTCTCGGACCCCTGGGCCAGGAACTCGAACCGCCGCTCCCCACAGGTGGGGCAGCCAGCGGCCCGCGCCACCGTCACCCGCTCCGCGCGGTGGGTCCACAGGTCCAGGTGGAGGAGCTCCCCGGGGCGGAGGTCCGGGCTGCGGGTGAGGACCTGGATCGCGGTGGCCGCCTGGATCGCGGCCAGGGCTTGGGGCACCGGCCCGAGGATCCCGCTCTCGGCGCAGGTGGGCAGCGCCCCGGGGGCCGGGGGCGTGGGGAACAGGCATCGCAGGCATGGCCCCTGTCCGGGCACGATGGCCATGGTCATCCCGTACGTGGCGAGCACCGCGGTGTAGATCCAGGGGAGCCTGTGCTTCACGCACGCGTCGTTCACGAGGTAGCGGGTCTCCAGGTTGTCCAACCCGTCCACGACGAGGTCCACCTTGGGGACGAGCTCCTCGGCGAGGGTGGGCCCGAGGTGGGCGGTGTAAGGGATGAGCTCGGCCTCCGGATCGATCCGGAGGAGGGCCTCGGCCGTGGCCTCCGCCTTGGGGCGGCCGAGGTCGGCGGGGGTGAGCAGGGCCACCCGGTGTAGGTTATGGACCTCCACCACATCCCGGTCCACGAGGAGGAGCCGGCGCACCCCGGCCCGCAGCAGGGCCTCCGCGGTGTGGGTGCCCAAGGCCCCACACCCGGCCACGAGGGCCCGCGCCTCCCTGAGCCGGCGCTGTCCTTGCGGCCCGAGTTGCGGCAGGATCGTCTGGCGGATGAACCGTTCGTCCATCGCGGTGTACATTGTTTCGCGAGCGGGGGTCCCGGGCAACTCCGGCCGTGGGCACTCGTTTGGCGCAAAGAGCGCGGAGGAAACAGGGGATAGGCGTCGCCCNNNNNNNNNNNNNNNNNNNNNNNNNNNNNNNNNNNNNNNNNNNNNNNNNNNNNNNNNNNNNNNNNNNNNNNNNNNNNNNNNNNNNNNNNNNNNNNNNNCCGTGGGCACTCGTTTGGCGCAAAGAGCGCGGAGGAAACAGGGGATAGGCGTCGCCCATGAAGGGCGACAACTGAATCGCCGGAAGGAGGTCGCATGCGAGGGCGTGTGCTGTTGGCAGTCGCGGTCGTGGTGGTCGGCATGGTGGGGCTCGCGGCCCGGCCCGAGGACGCGGTGGTGCCGGAACTCCTGGTGGGGACCCTGGCTGGGTATGCCGGAGGTTTGGCGGGAGCGCACTTTTTCAGCGCGGCCGTGGCCTGGGCCGGATGGGGGACGATCGGGGGGGCGCTCGCCGGGATCGTGGCCGGGTACGTGGGCTATGCGGTCGGGTCGACCCTCGGGGCGGGCTTAGGGGTGGTGCTCACCGGGGCGGCGCTCGGGGCCGAGGGGGACGTGGTCTTCGCGTTCGTCGGGTCCGGGGTCGGGACAGGGGTCGCGTTTGGACTTGGGGCCATGTTCGACTTCGAATGGGCATTGCGCCTCGGGGCGCCGGCCGCCGCCGCGTTCGCCACCTGGGGGTTCAACCAAGGGGCCGGGGCGCGCCGCTAACAGCCCGTATGGCACCCGCAGCTAGGCGGTGGGGGCCAGCGCCCGGAGGAGAAGGGTGGCGTAGCTTCCGGGGGGGAGGGTGAAGGTCATGGTCACCCTTCGGCGGCCCGGGAAGCGTTCGTCCTCGTCCTCCCCGAGCCAAGCGGCTTCGGTCGGCACTGCCCATAGCCGCCGCGTCCCCTGGCCCAGGTAGACCCGGTGGAGGGCGCGGGCCCGAAGATCCGGGAGCCTCAGCCCCTCCTCCCGGAGCACCTCCTCCACGATCGAGCCCATCGCCGGATCGGTGATCCGCGTTCGGTGCGAAAGAAGCGGGATCTCCAGGCGCAGGAGCTCGCTCAAGGGCGGGGCCAGGACCCCGTCCGCTGGGGAGACGAGCGCCCCAAACGGGGTGGCAAGGTAAGCTGGGGGCACCCCCGCTTCCTGGAGCCGCCAGGCGAGGTGGCGGGAAGCGGTGCGGTTCCAAAGGAAACTTTGGTACGCGGAGAGCCAAAGGGAGAGCACCCTGGGGGTCACCAGGTTCAGGGCCTTCTTGAGCTCCGTGGGGTGATCGGCGAGGAAGGAAAGGACGCTGCGCAGGTTGGACTTGGGGGCGTGGGCCTTGAGGGTTGCCCAGTCCCCCCAGTGCTCCCGGGCCAGGCGCTTGAACCGGAGCACCCCGGGAGGATCCCCGACGAGGGGCTCGGCGAGGTAGCAGCGCAGCGCCCCTTCGACGTCCCCTTGCAGGATGAGCTTCCCCGGGAACCCAAGCCTCCGGCTCCACGACCCGAACCGCTGGAGGTCGAAGTAGTTGGGGAACCCAGCACAGGCGAGGGCCTCCCATCGCGCCCGCAGCGCCGGCACTTCCTCAGGGTCCAGGTCGCGGAGCACGATCCGGAAACGGTTTCCGGCGAGGTCCCGTGGCGAGAGCGGCCGGGGGAGGAACCCCACCCGACGGGCGGAGAACCCTGGCCCGGAAACCCACGTCGAGGCTGACCGCGTATCCACGGTGCAGTACTGGACGGCCAGGGCGTCCTTGTCCTTGAGCGCCGGGAACCGCACTGCCCCCGGTGCGATGCCAAACCGGGCGGCGAGGCGGTCGTGCACGGCCAGGGTGGGGAGGCCCCGCTTCTCCACCCGGTACACCGGATAGGTCCCACGGGGCTCGGGCCGGATGGAGAGGAGCTCCTCGACCTGGAAGTCCTCGGGGACGTGCTTGAAGCGCATCGTCACGTCCCCCGGGAGGCTTCCTCGGCCAGGGCGAGGATCTTCCGGTCGAGCCGGGACAGGGGGCGGCGTTCC
This portion of the Candidatus Acetothermia bacterium genome encodes:
- the truD gene encoding tRNA pseudouridine(13) synthase TruD produces the protein MRFKHVPEDFQVEELLSIRPEPRGTYPVYRVEKRGLPTLAVHDRLAARFGIAPGAVRFPALKDKDALAVQYCTVDTRSASTWVSGPGFSARRVGFLPRPLSPRDLAGNRFRIVLRDLDPEEVPALRARWEALACAGFPNYFDLQRFGSWSRRLGFPGKLILQGDVEGALRCYLAEPLVGDPPGVLRFKRLAREHWGDWATLKAHAPKSNLRSVLSFLADHPTELKKALNLVTPRVLSLWLSAYQSFLWNRTASRHLAWRLQEAGVPPAYLATPFGALVSPADGVLAPPLSELLRLEIPLLSHRTRITDPAMGSIVEEVLREEGLRLPDLRARALHRVYLGQGTRRLWAVPTEAAWLGEDEDERFPGRRRVTMTFTLPPGSYATLLLRALAPTA
- a CDS encoding ThiF family adenylyltransferase; this encodes MDERFIRQTILPQLGPQGQRRLREARALVAGCGALGTHTAEALLRAGVRRLLLVDRDVVEVHNLHRVALLTPADLGRPKAEATAEALLRIDPEAELIPYTAHLGPTLAEELVPKVDLVVDGLDNLETRYLVNDACVKHRLPWIYTAVLATYGMTMAIVPGQGPCLRCLFPTPPAPGALPTCAESGILGPVPQALAAIQAATAIQVLTRSPDLRPGELLHLDLWTHRAERVTVARAAGCPTCGERRFEFLAQGSETSVLCGDAIQVLPRHRGPSDLAHLAARLAPLGEVRLEKGLLVAQIGEVALTVFPDGRALVKGVRDPKRAQALYDQYLSR
- a CDS encoding uracil-DNA glycosylase; amino-acid sequence: MDLSLADLAACVRGCTRCPLGATRRNLVFGEGNPHAELMFVGEGPGEVEDETGRPFVGPAGQLLTQVLNAVSLSREQVYITNVVKCRPPGNRVPTRSEMEACWEWLAAQIALIRPRIIVTLGNTPTQWFLGKNEGIGQLRGRFYRWKGGIEVFPMFHPSFLLRNPSKVKGSPKHLTWLDIQAVKDRTSFLRCPTPTA
- a CDS encoding tetratricopeptide repeat protein; this encodes MVGHPGGEGQDLVPPLPDPNSLSAGDRERVVAQALARAEELRRGRRYKEGIDLLVDVLSYGLDKAQVYFRLGNLYFDAGDLGRAEYAYQRAIQEDPKHAAAHHNLGVVYRRQKKISQSVKMLKKARSLELRYPRRVPLSPEQKRVVKRLALPMMLVPVAILAIILLVFWLVDRLT